The following DNA comes from Heliangelus exortis chromosome 2, bHelExo1.hap1, whole genome shotgun sequence.
ACAAACTATACAAATCAATTACTATCTGGAAAACAAAGTAGCTTATATTTACCACTAATCAATGACACAGCAGAATACTTAATGACACCCAAGCATTTGCAGAACATGCAAGCCGTGCCAGCAGAATATATGAACACAAGAGTCTTGGACAACTACCTAGAGCTCTTTAGCTGATGCCTCTGGACTCTGATGAGTTTACTGTTTATGTCTCTCACACCCATAATAATCAGTGGCACCAGATGAATCCTTCAGTGCAGCTTTAGAGTAAGATGAAGAATGGAACAATTAATTAAGAAAGACATTAATTTACAGAAGATTGGagctattgaaaaaaaaaagggggtgacAATAAAAACTTCACTCTGGATATAGCTGCAACAACACATACCCTTGAGTTGTTTGAGTATTAGTATGACAAAGTTTTATCAAAAACAGCCTCATCAGAAGAGGCTTGTGATAGAACTAGAACTGAATTGTGCAGCTTAGCCAAACAAGCTAAttcctttcagaaaatgttATACTTTGTTAGCTTTCCAGAttattgttccttttttcttttttccccacatttttCTGGGGAAGAATATGGTTGTTTTCAAACTCAGTGTTTTCTACCTGTTTTGTCCCAAACTAAAAGTATTACTAAGTATTACTACACAAGCAATTTTCATCAGCATACAGCACGTGTTGCTATAACATTCTATCTGCATGCACTTTGCTTACAGCAAATACAAGATCACACAACTTACCCAAAATCTCTTTCACCCCAACTAGTGCATTCCTACCTCGTGACAGGAGAAAAGCCGAACTCCTTCCATCTGATGGAAGACTGGGTAGTGGGTGTTATCAATTGTGTCCCGGCGGTAGACATCTCCCACTGCCAGGAAGGCATCTAGGCCAGAGTGTATCAGGTCCCACTGATGAGCTGATGTATGTGCTCTCAGCATATGATCCCGATTCAAGTAATAGTTatcctccttccttctgctgaCGTGGTTTTGTGGGATGAGCAAACTATCAAAATTCTGTTGTACTGTAACCACTGGAGAAAGACCATCATAGACAGAAAACAACGGAGTCCCACGACGTCCTAGATATTGCTTGTAAAAGTGGTCCTTCACCTGCTCCTTGATTAGCCACAAAGGGTGATGCTTTTTGTTGTGTAAGTTTTTCCCCACCTTGGAAAGAATCTTCTCTGTGACGTTGCTGTAGTCATCCTGAAGATAAACTTTACCGAGCAGTTCCACGGTATTTGAGCAGGGTGTGCTGGCAGCTAAATCTGAAGGTACTGACTTGGATGAAGAATGCCTTGCATGGGTGGGAATTCCTCTTCCCTTTACTTTTGGTGGTAAAGCTGGTTTAGAATACTTAGCTACTCTCATGAATTTCCAGAGCATTGCCATTGCAAACCCTTTTACAAtctagagaaaagaaaaaaaaaaaaaaattaaaatttaaaacattgaGTTAGGAAATGCAATCTTGCTGCAGGAATTGCTAGCATCTTAGGGACAAATGAAATCCAAATGTCCATGAGACAAAGTTCCCATTATAAACTGCTATTTTGActgcaaaagagagaaaatgccCTCACAATCAAATTTTAAGTAGGATTTCTTATCCAATTATCAGTCTTCTGCATCACTGCATCAGTATTAATGACTCGAGACCCAGACTTAACCCCCTCCCAGATACAGCTGAATAAACATCAGACCTTCTTTGAACCAGTATTTTTCACATAACTGAAGCAATAACTGAACATTACCTATGACAAAACTCAGAAATTTAACAATGCCCTTTGGCAGTCAGGGACTTGCTTCTAACAAACCCTCAAATACTAGCTTACTGTTGAGCCATCTGCCCCTATTAGCAGAAGCTACAGAAGGTGCTCCACATCAAGCAGACACATGGGGCACACACTATGCAACCATGGCTAATTCTTACTTCATGCCAGACAAAGCCAGTTTAACAGCTCAAACCACAAGGCATATATTTATACTTTTATATGTCTAGCACATATATAATTATACTTGTATATATAAATTGCATGTTAAGTTTACAGGTAAGCGTTGCAAAAGATTCACAATAAAGGGTCCACTTAGTCAGGACCAATGTACAATACcccttttctgtattttcccaGAATAGCTGTTTTCACAGCTTATCCTGCTCTACTGGGCAGGGAGGCGTATCAAGTATTAGGAAATGGATGTAAATGAAACTGAATGACAGGATAACATTCTTAAAGATATCTGAGCTGAACAACCCAAGTGAACTCATGCATCACAACAACCCTGTGCAACAATTTAGGCCTGGTCAAGAGagcctggaaagctgctcagaggGAAAGGACTTGGATGTGTTCATCGACAGACAGCTGAATAGGAGGTTGAagggtgcccaggtggccaagaaggccaacagcatcctggcttgtaacAGAAGGACTAGGGAGGTAGTTATCCacctgtacttggcactggtgaggctgcacctcaagtaaCATATTCAGTTTTGGGCCCACCAATAAggaggacattgaggtgctggagtgtgtccagagaagggcaatgaaggTGGTGAATACTCTAGAGAAAAAGTCATACAAGAaacagctgagggaactggggttgttcagcctaaagaaaaggaggttgaggggggaccttatcactctctaaaactacctgaaaggagagtGTAGTGAGGTGGGGGCAGTGTTTTCTCCTAAGTAACaggtgatagaacaagaggaaatgtgcCAGGAGAAGTTTAGATtagataccaggaaaaaaatttcactgaagGGGTTGTCAAGCATTAAAACAGGCGACTCAGGGAAGTGACTGAGACAACGTCCctagaagtatttaaaacacaCGTAGATGTAGAGCTTAgggacatgagccagcagtgtgcccaggtggccaagaaggccaatggcgtcctggcctgtatcaggaacagtgtggccagcaggtccagggaagggattcttcccctgtactgTGAGGCCAAACCTTGAGTAGTGGGCAGtcctgggcccctcagttcaggaaggagattgaggtgctggagcaggtccagagaagagcaaggaggctgtgaaggaatccagcacaagtcctgtgaggaaaggctgagatagctggggctgttcagcctggagaagaggaggctcaggggagacctcatcactctctacaactccctgagaggaggttggagccaggagggggttggtctcttctcccaggcagctatcagtaagacaagagggcatggacttaagctctgccaggggaggtttaggttggatattaagaaaaaaattctttatagagagggtgatcaggcactggaatgggctgcccagggaggtggtggattctccgtccctggagattcaggagactggatgtggcactcagtgccatgggcgGGTAACTACAGTGgtggtggatcaagggttgcacttgatgatctcagatgccctttccaacccagctgattctgtgattctatggttcaGTGGACTTGACAGTGTGCTGGgctaacagttggacttgattttaaaaggtcttttccaaccaaaattattctataaCTTGTTTCAATTTGAAGGGCCATCTTCATACATTCACCCTATTTACAAACAGGCTTTGTGCTTCATGTGTACACAGCTGTAGTGATCAAAGAGATAACTCCAAGAACAAGGAGTTTTGAGGATCATGAGCCCTCTAGTTACTCCAAATGCAAAACTAATTCTGAGATGCAAAATCACTTAAAAATCTATAGTTGGCATTACAA
Coding sequences within:
- the FARS2 gene encoding phenylalanine--tRNA ligase, mitochondrial isoform X5, whose protein sequence is MAMLWKFMRVAKYSKPALPPKVKGRGIPTHARHSSSKSVPSDLAASTPCSNTVELLGKVYLQDDYSNVTEKILSKVGKNLHNKKHHPLWLIKEQVKDHFYKQYLGRRGTPLFSVYDGLSPVVTVQQNFDSLLIPQNHVSRRKEDNYYLNRDHMLRAHTSAHQWDLIHSGLDAFLAVGDVYRRDTIDNTHYPVFHQMEGVRLFSCHELFSNIKDGEGLQLFEQGHRTAHKQECHTMEAVRLVEFNLKQVLTKLMTHIFGDGLQVRWVDCYFPFTHPSFEMEINFQGEWMEVLGCGVMEQQLVNSAGAEDKIGWAFGLGLERLAMILYDIPDIRLFWSEDERFLKQFIVPHIWQKIKFQPLSRYPPLINDISFWLPSETYSQNDFYDLARTIGGDLIEKVVLVDEFTHPKL